From a region of the Salvelinus fontinalis isolate EN_2023a chromosome 13, ASM2944872v1, whole genome shotgun sequence genome:
- the slc6a7 gene encoding sodium-dependent proline transporter, protein MPSEQTKTAPGNITEKKSTHQQGSPAQLNGFNLAHDVTNPSSQPQFESRPPSPAPPPDPRILPREQWGGKYEFLLSCIGYCVGLGNVWRFPYLCYRNGGGVFLIPYFIMLFFTGVPLFLMELSLGQYGAAGPITVWKCCPLLKGIGIGMLCVSMLVCLYYNVIIAWTFYYLGSSFQSPLPWSCDAPANAYLCGNATVNSSSGRALSPSEVFWNERVLGVVNSKGLHDPGPVRWPLALCLLAAWVIIFFCMLKGIRSSGKVVYVTATFPYFVLIVLIIRGATLEGSLQGVAFYLTPDWGRLASAQVWNDAASQVFYSLGIGVGGLLSMASYNKFDNNVIRDCLVITIGNCSTSFFAGFAIFSILGHMAWRKGVPVGEVADTGPGLAFVAYPEALALLPGSVFWSILFFLMLFMLGVDTLFGNMEGITTAVLDEFPQLRANMKQKSLFLGLLCFGFYLMGLLLITDGGIYWFTLIDSFATSFGLIIITLFMCIGISFFYGVNQFCQDIIDMICLCPPWCSKVLLYFKACWVFCTPFLLLFILTYIFIEMYNTPLQYGAYVYPRWGKALGVCMGATCCLQIPIWAIVAISKESGTLKNRFKKSIRPLNSWRGNNLNNSGGGEERVEPERMEAPFTVNLTDRDTVNLTEVDFTAIAWENGTEA, encoded by the exons AGCCCAGCACAGCTGAATGGGTTTAATTTAGCTCATGATGTCACCAATCCCTCATCCCAGCCACAGTTTGAGTCCCGCCCCCCGTCCCCTGCACCCCCACCAGACCCACGTATTCTCCCAAGAGAGCAGTGGGGTGGGAAGTATGAGTTTCTGCTCTCCTGTATCGGCTACTGTGTGGGATTGGGGAATGTGTGGAGGTTTCCCTACCTCTGCTACCGCAATGGAGGAG GTGTGTTCCTCATCCCCTACTTCATCATGCTCTTCTTCACTGGTGTCCCCCTCTTTCTCATGGAGCTAAGTCTAGGCCAGTATGGAGCTGCTGGACCAATCACAGTGTGGAAGTGCTGCCCCCTCCTCAAAG GCATTGGCATTGGGATGCTTTGTGTGTCTATGCTGGTGTGCCTCTACTACAACGTGATCATAGCCTGGACCTTCTATTACCTGGGCAGCTCTTTCCAGAGCCCCCTGCCCTGGTCCTGTGATGCCCCAGCCAATGCTTACCTCTGTGGGAACGCCACTGTGAACAGCTCCTCTGGCAGAGCCCTCAGCCCCTCAGAGGTCTTCTGGAA TGAGCGTGTTCTGGGTGTGGTGAACAGTAAGGGCCTCCATGACCCTGGTCCTGTCAGGTGGCCCCTGGCTCTCTGCCTCCTGGCTGCCTGGGTCATCATCTTCTTCTGCATGCTCAAGGGCATCCGCAGCTCTGGCAAG GTGGTTTATGTGACTGCGACGTTCCCGTACTTCGTGCTGATCGTTTTGATCATCAGGGGTGCTACACTGGAGGGGTCACTTCAGGGTGTGGCCTTCTACCTCACCCCTGACTGGGGCCGGCTGGCCAGTGCACAG GTGTGGAACGATGCTGCCTCACAGGTCTTCTATTCGTTGGGGATTGGTGTTGGGGGGCTGCTCTCCATGGCCTCCTACAATAAGTTTGACAACAATGTCATCAG GGACTGTCTGGTCATCACCATAGGGAACTGCAGCACCAGCTTCTTTGCGGGCTTCGCCATATTCTCAATCCTGGGTCACATGGCCTGGAGGAAGGGAGTGCCTGTTGGCGAGGTGGCAGATACAG GTCCTGGTTTGGCATTTGTGGCGTACCCAGAAGCCCTTGCTCTACTGCCAGGCTCGGTGTTCTGGtccatcctcttcttcctcatgcTTTTCATGCTGGGGGTCGACACTCTG TTTGGTAACATGGAGGGCATCACCACGGCCGTGCTGGATGAGTTCCCACAGCTCCGAGCTAACATGAAGCAGAAGTCTCTGTTCCTGGGACTGCTGTGTTTCGGCTTCTATCTAATGGGACTGCTGTTGATCACTGAT GGAGGGATTTACTGGTTCACCCTCATCGACTCCTTCGCCACTAGCTTCGgcctcatcatcatcaccctcTTCATGTGCATTGGCATCTCCTTCTTCTATG GAGTGAACCAGTTTTGCCAGGACATCATTGACAtgatctgtctctgtcctccctgGTGCAGCAAAGTGCTGCTCTACTTCAAAGCATGCTGGGTATTCTGCACCCCATTTCTCCTACTG TTCATTCTGACCTATATCTTCATTGAGATGTACAACACCCCGCTGCAGTATGGTGCCTATGTGTATCCTCGCTGGGGCAAGGCACTGGGTGTGTGCATGGGCGCCACCTGCTGTCTGCAGATCCCCATCTGGGCCATCGTGGCCATCAGCAAGGAGTCTGGGACACTGAAAAAC cgTTTTAAGAAATCCATTCGACCTCTAAATTCCTGGAGGGGGAACAACTTGAacaacagtggaggaggagaggaacgagTAGAGCCGGAGAGGATGGAGGCACCGTTCACGGTAaacctgacagacagagacactgtcaaCCTTACCGAGGTGGATTTCACAGCTATAGCCTGGGAAAATGGGACAGAGGCATGA